One segment of Sulfobacillus thermosulfidooxidans DSM 9293 DNA contains the following:
- a CDS encoding RNA polymerase sigma factor has protein sequence MDDWDEWCTAIDSSIRRYCQNRVPEQDVEDVVQEIWLKFFDRPREHVNAIWVQGNHGYVMGIAKHVVADYWRRQKSVDIVADRPAFSSGHDVVEDKEFEQEIRLLIKQLPKTLQGIIQDRLFVEATLEDLARVYHLPVGTVKSRLHQARHLLQRRLLALPHDDGPLLFPDPYRIVLGREKALWQWLKAGEFDIRMTWTVRVEPLGSIWLDVHVAMTQMRSLSPLSMRWTDLGWPRRLVSNTALRRFVSTDGSIHRGYQLSDVTHPTHINLSFFLSPQKARRLHMLSITRSGFHVAFETIPVSSPPSHLRMTSKMALVLPARWHVKTPARQPEQHLVVNDRQYLLYQMADPAKLFRMACDTHI, from the coding sequence ATGGATGATTGGGATGAATGGTGTACCGCGATCGATTCCTCCATCCGGCGTTATTGTCAGAACAGAGTTCCGGAGCAGGATGTCGAGGATGTGGTTCAAGAGATTTGGCTGAAATTCTTTGATCGTCCCCGAGAGCATGTGAACGCCATCTGGGTGCAGGGGAATCACGGCTATGTCATGGGTATTGCCAAGCATGTCGTCGCCGATTACTGGAGAAGGCAAAAATCGGTGGACATTGTGGCTGACCGACCAGCCTTCTCATCGGGTCATGACGTGGTGGAAGATAAAGAATTTGAACAAGAAATACGCTTGCTCATTAAGCAGTTGCCAAAGACCTTGCAAGGGATAATCCAGGACCGGTTATTTGTGGAAGCAACACTTGAGGATTTGGCACGTGTGTATCATCTTCCCGTGGGCACGGTGAAATCGCGGCTACATCAAGCCCGGCATTTATTACAACGCCGCCTGCTCGCTTTGCCACATGATGACGGGCCGTTGTTATTCCCGGATCCTTACCGAATCGTATTAGGTAGGGAAAAAGCCTTGTGGCAATGGCTCAAAGCGGGGGAATTTGATATCCGAATGACCTGGACGGTGCGGGTCGAGCCTCTAGGCTCAATATGGCTGGATGTTCACGTGGCGATGACCCAGATGAGGTCGTTATCCCCGTTGTCGATGCGTTGGACTGATTTGGGGTGGCCGAGGCGTTTAGTGAGCAATACCGCTCTTCGTCGTTTTGTCTCAACAGACGGATCTATTCACAGAGGATATCAACTCAGTGACGTAACCCATCCTACCCATATCAATTTGTCTTTCTTTCTCTCTCCGCAAAAGGCCCGACGTCTTCATATGCTCAGTATCACCCGGTCCGGATTTCATGTGGCATTTGAAACTATTCCCGTCTCTTCGCCTCCATCGCACCTTCGTATGACCTCAAAAATGGCCTTGGTTTTGCCAGCTAGATGGCATGTGAAAACCCCGGCCCGCCAGCCGGAGCAACATCTTGTCGTGAATGACAGGCAATATCTCTTATATCAGATGGCGGATCCGGCGAAACTCTTTCGCATGGCCTGTGATACCCACATCTAA
- a CDS encoding MFS transporter yields MLASRRLWKHPQFIVLISGQWVSQVGNALFLMGVSWFILSTTHNRTDLGYVLGTAGIAGLMGIVSGVFADRWNHRRTLVLTDWLRAVLSVSLVALFWFHDLHLVLLAVILFLLNLLETLFNAAEMAYLPEVTGQDLYPEANSVNQSSSALSQLVGLGTGGWLLALGGPSLLFLLNGISFGVSALSLLITRPNTRSMQYVSSHHRIREDLIEGLQIIWQSAFLRRLIPLTIAINFVLTPISIMDVAWVRQILHRGAVSYGFFSVAFLIGVIVGSFFASSLHKNWEMSKTIMGSFVVLGTAFVSMTLYPRLWASLLCLLLAGITVGIINTLLSTQIVLMTAPEVRGRIGGIVSTGMSMATPLGEIFVGWASGVLGLIWLFRLAGLLIMALASGFIGLPTPQPLEIDPSSHRDLSP; encoded by the coding sequence ATGTTGGCGTCACGGCGTTTGTGGAAACATCCGCAGTTTATCGTTTTGATTTCCGGTCAATGGGTTTCCCAAGTGGGGAATGCGCTCTTTCTGATGGGGGTCTCGTGGTTTATTTTGAGTACCACCCATAACCGCACCGATTTAGGGTATGTGCTCGGTACTGCAGGCATTGCAGGGCTGATGGGCATTGTCTCCGGAGTGTTTGCAGACCGTTGGAATCACCGCAGAACGTTGGTATTGACCGATTGGCTGCGGGCGGTATTAAGTGTAAGTTTAGTGGCTCTGTTTTGGTTTCATGATCTGCATCTCGTCCTTCTGGCCGTTATATTATTTCTTCTGAATCTGTTAGAAACCTTATTTAATGCGGCAGAGATGGCCTATTTGCCGGAAGTGACGGGGCAAGATCTCTATCCCGAAGCTAATAGCGTGAATCAAAGTAGTAGTGCCCTCTCACAACTCGTCGGTCTTGGCACTGGGGGTTGGCTATTAGCGCTTGGCGGTCCGTCATTGCTGTTTTTGTTAAATGGCATAAGTTTTGGCGTTTCCGCACTGAGCTTGCTGATAACCCGGCCCAATACCCGGTCCATGCAATACGTGTCGTCTCATCACAGGATTCGTGAAGATTTGATAGAAGGCCTGCAGATCATTTGGCAGAGTGCTTTCCTTCGTCGATTAATTCCTTTGACAATCGCGATTAATTTTGTGCTCACGCCGATTAGCATTATGGATGTCGCCTGGGTGCGTCAGATTCTGCACCGGGGGGCCGTTTCCTATGGATTCTTTAGCGTGGCATTTCTCATCGGCGTGATTGTCGGCAGCTTCTTCGCTTCGTCACTGCACAAAAACTGGGAAATGTCCAAGACGATTATGGGGAGTTTTGTTGTGCTTGGAACCGCCTTTGTTAGTATGACCTTGTATCCTCGTTTGTGGGCGAGCCTTCTTTGTTTACTGCTTGCGGGAATCACGGTGGGGATCATCAATACATTACTTTCTACCCAAATCGTTCTCATGACAGCGCCCGAGGTGCGGGGGCGCATTGGGGGAATCGTGTCTACGGGTATGAGCATGGCCACACCGCTGGGCGAGATTTTCGTGGGATGGGCAAGTGGTGTGCTGGGATTGATCTGGCTGTTCCGCTTGGCCGGATTATTGATTATGGCCCTGGCCTCTGGGTTTATCGGATTACCCACGCCCCAGCCTCTTGAAATCGACCCCTCTTCCCATCGAGACCTTAGCCCATAA
- a CDS encoding APC family permease yields MVKESHVSTLSLDPDVAPYRRELTFWDLVFVSITGVVGSGWLFGSYNAAKIAGPASLIAWVIGGIVVLLGALINGELVGMFPRAGGAMRYPLYSHGSLVAFLIGWGSWIPGAAGAATEAAAVIQYASSYLPGLFNGTTMTPEGVLVAAALVVLFTYINLLGIRFFARINGPITVIKLAVPIATIIILLATSFHASNLTSHGFMPFHIKSIFLALATSGIVYAYLGSSGPLELAAEAKNPNQQIPRVLLMVVGFSFLLYTLLQLVFLGAVPPSLLARVNWSGLSFNAPFANLLIAVNLVWFSYFLYADAILSPSGTALSGTAVVSRIVYALGLEGWAPKFLAHVSEKTGVPTRALLVNLLFSVFFLLPFPSWQALVGVIVTCALFIRLVIPISHMVMRRTLPDQTRPFRTPWAKIVSPLATMISALIIYWVGWPINGQVILFFAVGLVFYALSFRKQGWPLSHIWHGIWFLVFMGFLAVMSWLGTYGGRHLIAAPWDSLGVAAGALVLWGWGVASGLPIEQALMGGRQMARELRVQEPELSSFDQNF; encoded by the coding sequence ATGGTCAAAGAATCGCATGTTAGTACCCTCTCTTTAGATCCCGACGTCGCGCCCTATCGCCGGGAGCTCACCTTTTGGGATCTGGTATTTGTTTCGATTACCGGGGTTGTCGGATCGGGTTGGTTATTCGGATCCTATAATGCGGCCAAAATCGCTGGGCCGGCTTCTTTGATAGCCTGGGTTATCGGCGGCATTGTGGTCTTGTTAGGCGCCCTGATCAATGGCGAGTTAGTTGGCATGTTCCCCAGAGCTGGGGGAGCTATGCGCTATCCTTTGTATTCTCATGGATCGTTAGTGGCATTTTTGATCGGGTGGGGCAGTTGGATCCCTGGGGCAGCGGGGGCTGCAACCGAGGCGGCGGCTGTCATTCAATATGCCAGTTCTTATCTGCCCGGGTTATTTAACGGAACCACCATGACGCCCGAAGGCGTGCTCGTGGCGGCAGCCTTGGTGGTCCTTTTTACTTATATCAATTTGCTGGGGATCAGGTTTTTTGCCCGAATTAATGGACCGATCACCGTGATTAAATTGGCGGTGCCGATTGCGACGATTATTATCTTGTTGGCTACGAGTTTTCATGCCAGTAATTTGACATCCCATGGGTTTATGCCGTTTCATATCAAGAGTATTTTCCTGGCGCTGGCGACATCCGGGATCGTTTATGCGTATTTGGGATCGAGCGGACCCTTGGAATTGGCCGCGGAAGCGAAAAATCCTAACCAGCAAATTCCTCGCGTGTTATTGATGGTCGTGGGCTTCTCCTTTTTACTCTATACCTTGCTGCAACTGGTATTTTTAGGAGCCGTTCCTCCTAGTTTGCTTGCTCGCGTCAATTGGAGTGGGTTGTCATTTAATGCGCCATTTGCCAATTTGTTAATTGCTGTGAATTTGGTTTGGTTTTCCTATTTTCTCTATGCCGATGCCATCTTATCACCCTCAGGAACGGCGTTATCCGGAACAGCCGTTGTATCGAGGATCGTCTATGCGTTAGGTCTTGAGGGATGGGCCCCTAAATTTCTTGCGCATGTGAGTGAGAAAACGGGGGTACCGACCAGAGCCTTGTTGGTGAATTTGCTCTTTAGTGTCTTTTTCTTGTTACCTTTTCCCAGTTGGCAAGCGTTAGTTGGGGTCATCGTCACCTGTGCCCTGTTTATCCGGTTGGTTATACCCATATCCCACATGGTGATGCGAAGGACTTTGCCCGATCAAACCAGGCCGTTTCGTACACCCTGGGCTAAGATTGTTAGCCCATTGGCCACGATGATCTCGGCTTTGATTATCTACTGGGTGGGATGGCCTATCAATGGTCAAGTGATTTTATTTTTCGCGGTAGGACTCGTGTTTTATGCTCTGTCTTTTAGGAAGCAAGGTTGGCCTTTGTCTCACATTTGGCATGGAATTTGGTTTTTAGTCTTTATGGGATTTTTGGCGGTCATGTCGTGGCTCGGGACCTATGGCGGGCGTCATCTGATTGCAGCCCCTTGGGATTCCTTAGGGGTTGCAGCCGGAGCTCTCGTGCTTTGGGGTTGGGGTGTCGCTTCGGGATTGCCTATTGAACAAGCGCTTATGGGTGGACGGCAAATGGCCAGAGAACTTCGGGTACAAGAACCCGAGCTAAGTAGTTTTGATCAAAATTTCTGA
- a CDS encoding MFS transporter, with protein sequence MPKTLQSFRSVITGPVIVLFLISFIVPFSAFMLYPFLIIYFTHVLHYHPWQAGLLLSVRFLASGIFGFTGGLVSQRLGNLRTYIISGLLSAAAIVALAFTHKPATIVMTLAILGLAASTVNAMARGLANELVKDEYRGVIQNYIHWLNNIGMAAALPLSALLLGGGYSRAPYFFAAAGYALAAGALAMTVGRSRSRSPEPALRMSQSPSSMKPWQILQHDRAFSWLLLSFALVVIVEMQFESGVPLDLSFHFAHGAKLYGVLGAIDMILVFSLQLLVAHFLDKHPNSWSGSVGMFLLSGLVIGAIWQTVLGWSIAIILLSVGDVFAFGQIFSLMGVLPKSGQHGLYFSLLGMVQGFGTFVAYALGGIGYEILHPFGMFMLTIPLTILAVFSYRNAFRLGTASQEERMITTG encoded by the coding sequence ATGCCGAAAACCCTTCAGTCGTTTCGGTCCGTAATCACAGGACCCGTGATCGTCCTTTTTTTAATTTCTTTCATCGTCCCCTTTTCAGCATTTATGCTTTATCCCTTCCTCATTATTTACTTCACGCACGTCTTGCACTATCATCCCTGGCAAGCCGGCTTGTTGTTATCTGTCCGTTTCTTAGCGAGTGGAATTTTCGGGTTTACTGGGGGACTTGTGTCCCAGAGACTGGGGAATCTTCGCACCTATATCATTTCTGGCCTCCTGAGTGCCGCAGCAATCGTGGCCTTGGCTTTCACGCACAAACCGGCCACCATTGTGATGACCCTTGCCATCTTAGGACTCGCTGCGTCCACCGTTAACGCGATGGCGCGGGGCTTGGCTAACGAACTGGTCAAAGACGAGTACCGAGGGGTCATTCAGAACTATATTCATTGGCTCAATAATATTGGCATGGCGGCGGCGTTGCCTCTCTCTGCTCTCCTCTTAGGAGGAGGTTATTCACGCGCACCCTATTTTTTTGCAGCAGCAGGTTATGCGCTCGCAGCCGGGGCGCTCGCGATGACTGTGGGCCGCTCACGATCTCGGTCGCCTGAGCCCGCGTTAAGAATGTCCCAGTCCCCATCATCTATGAAGCCGTGGCAGATTCTCCAACATGATCGAGCGTTTTCCTGGCTTCTTTTGTCATTTGCGCTGGTCGTCATCGTTGAAATGCAGTTTGAATCAGGCGTGCCCCTAGACTTGTCTTTTCATTTTGCTCATGGGGCAAAGTTATACGGTGTGCTCGGAGCTATCGATATGATTCTCGTGTTTTCCCTGCAACTTCTTGTAGCCCATTTTTTGGATAAACACCCGAACTCGTGGTCTGGATCAGTCGGCATGTTTTTACTGAGTGGATTAGTTATCGGAGCCATATGGCAAACAGTTTTAGGCTGGAGTATTGCCATCATTCTTCTTAGTGTGGGCGATGTCTTTGCCTTTGGTCAAATCTTTTCGTTAATGGGTGTGTTGCCGAAAAGTGGCCAACATGGGCTATACTTTAGCCTGTTGGGCATGGTCCAAGGTTTTGGCACCTTCGTGGCCTACGCATTAGGAGGCATAGGGTATGAAATTTTACACCCGTTCGGCATGTTCATGCTGACCATTCCCCTAACCATTCTTGCCGTCTTCTCTTATCGCAACGCATTCCGCCTCGGAACAGCCTCGCAAGAAGAACGGATGATAACCACAGGCTAA
- a CDS encoding DUF309 domain-containing protein codes for MKYTLALLWDAKSTRAIAEVCAALTKAGLRPKEFDPVLGPHMTLFSTERLDPFSIQKGLEECVFPSSAHLPALLLEKITTFPHAPHDLFIEVLPHAPLKNLYDHWLKCLSPSMGRLLSTSLSHSWIPGVTLASHLGDTLLARSRHLALNLFTPLVGHITGVVLYQSEPSRHGIYAYYPLNTKDLEGSSWFLFNHHLMQQQYFSAHEDIEALWRQHHDTRSQSTIWIAALFVHWQRQQFTGASKILGKFVQDPTRIPPLLLPSIKSWQIKLSQQTPLPLLNAFERMALIRWARYEWSPF; via the coding sequence ATGAAGTACACGCTCGCCCTGCTATGGGATGCGAAGAGCACTCGAGCTATTGCAGAGGTTTGTGCGGCACTCACAAAAGCCGGCTTGAGGCCTAAAGAATTCGATCCTGTTCTAGGACCCCATATGACATTATTTAGCACGGAAAGATTGGACCCCTTTTCGATCCAAAAGGGGTTAGAAGAATGTGTATTCCCTTCCTCGGCGCATCTGCCTGCTCTGTTGCTTGAGAAAATCACGACTTTTCCGCATGCGCCCCATGACTTGTTCATTGAGGTCTTACCTCATGCTCCCCTGAAGAATCTTTATGATCACTGGTTAAAATGTTTGTCTCCCAGCATGGGCCGCCTTTTGTCCACCTCCTTATCCCATTCGTGGATTCCCGGGGTCACCCTAGCTTCTCATTTGGGTGATACGCTGCTTGCGCGTAGCCGTCATCTGGCCCTCAATCTCTTTACGCCCCTCGTCGGCCATATCACAGGGGTGGTTCTCTACCAATCTGAGCCCTCAAGGCATGGAATATACGCCTATTACCCGTTGAATACCAAGGATCTCGAGGGATCATCGTGGTTTTTGTTTAACCATCACCTCATGCAACAGCAGTATTTTTCTGCCCATGAGGACATTGAAGCCTTATGGCGCCAACACCATGATACCCGCTCTCAAAGCACGATTTGGATTGCCGCCCTGTTTGTCCATTGGCAGCGGCAGCAGTTCACCGGAGCGTCTAAAATCTTAGGCAAATTCGTCCAAGATCCCACGCGTATTCCTCCCCTTCTACTGCCTAGCATCAAATCGTGGCAAATTAAACTGAGCCAGCAAACCCCTTTACCCCTACTAAATGCCTTTGAGAGAATGGCACTCATTCGGTGGGCCCGCTACGAATGGTCACCGTTCTGA
- a CDS encoding precorrin-2 dehydrogenase/sirohydrochlorin ferrochelatase family protein, which translates to MSALPIAIELERQKVLIIGTGALAHERIVSLLDTGAVVELYGSRDPDSPVESDIREGRVSYYHRDVCEQDFVGAKLVFVTDIHRLSPHIAVIQKWAHQHHAWLHVADVPSLCDFYAVSQLRRGDLVIGISTSGKAPSLAKQVRLALENLFDGSWAPLVSKLYYYRCQRSEQASSVKRAHLQQWAQHYVHKHLVSRIVRAQGEMDPAYSDIPCWQEEMP; encoded by the coding sequence ATGAGCGCATTGCCCATCGCCATTGAATTAGAAAGACAAAAAGTTCTGATCATTGGCACAGGCGCCTTGGCACACGAACGTATTGTAAGCCTTCTTGATACGGGAGCCGTCGTGGAACTCTATGGATCCCGCGATCCAGATAGCCCAGTTGAGAGTGATATTCGAGAAGGCCGTGTGAGTTATTATCACCGCGATGTCTGTGAACAGGATTTTGTGGGTGCTAAACTGGTGTTTGTTACCGATATCCATAGGCTGAGCCCCCACATCGCGGTGATTCAAAAATGGGCTCATCAACACCATGCCTGGCTCCATGTTGCCGACGTGCCGTCATTGTGTGATTTTTATGCCGTCAGCCAATTACGGCGAGGCGATTTGGTGATCGGCATCTCAACAAGCGGAAAAGCCCCAAGCTTGGCCAAGCAGGTGCGCCTGGCTCTCGAAAATCTTTTTGATGGATCGTGGGCTCCTTTGGTTTCGAAACTCTATTATTACCGCTGTCAGCGTTCGGAACAGGCTAGTTCGGTTAAAAGAGCACACTTGCAGCAATGGGCCCAACATTATGTTCACAAGCACTTGGTCTCTCGCATTGTACGCGCACAGGGAGAGATGGATCCCGCTTATTCCGACATTCCTTGCTGGCAAGAAGAAATGCCATGA
- a CDS encoding MMPL family transporter: MNRKTITSWIVNHPWHTIILWTVIFIGSLPFMLNLTHQFKTDGLGVPGSPSQHVQDIVQQNFGTLANSTATVVFYSPHHVNQPEYTQAMTQILRAMRKVPGVASVPSVHQLIMSSDGHVMYGTIFFNHVTTNSLADTKAVVPIRQLLAKTPPGLTGGLTGLVPLERSFTDQVDKDLKTAEIWSFPLTLIALVWIFRSVIAPIGPLAIGFGGITVGLAGIDLLARVIAIAPEVEDAAAMIGLGVGIDYALLMVHRYRLARQQYKAPDAANLAANTAGRAVLFSGSIVAAAFAVVLLVHQPLMRSMALGSLAAVLATVIAALTLLPAILVVLDPWLDWPYRKALEKPSHWWQSWATRVMKRPLWSLLASGTLLLLLAWPVTTMHFWNPGVDTLPASSQTRQTYDLWLKHTFPGVGSPLWVVLKKSSSVYTPSTYKQIQTIRAQLLRQPDVHQVLPPLPNLPAAAFKALPPAIFHDALSPSRHIFLLTVFPNSRGESQATQALVRHLRSLSYPFSGTVLIGGGVAYTVDVIALILHWLPIVAVLIAITTMILLFRLFHSLALAIKAVLMNLLSVSAASGLLVLVFQEGLTRPITGIGGAGAIDWTTPLILFSVLFGLSTDYEVFLLTRIMDYHHDHYPDSEAIAQGLADTGRIITGAALIMVTVFIAFGVIGLEFMQELGLGLGIAILLDATIVRLVLVPSIMRLLGSWNWWPGT; encoded by the coding sequence GTGAACAGAAAAACGATCACGTCATGGATTGTCAACCATCCTTGGCACACGATCATTTTATGGACCGTGATTTTTATCGGTTCCCTGCCGTTTATGTTAAATTTAACCCACCAGTTCAAGACCGACGGTCTTGGTGTGCCAGGCAGTCCTTCCCAGCATGTCCAAGATATTGTTCAACAAAATTTTGGTACCTTGGCGAATTCCACGGCAACCGTCGTGTTCTATTCCCCTCACCATGTCAATCAGCCCGAGTATACCCAGGCGATGACACAGATTTTACGTGCCATGCGCAAGGTTCCCGGGGTCGCCTCGGTTCCTTCGGTCCATCAACTCATTATGTCAAGCGATGGCCATGTGATGTATGGCACCATCTTCTTTAATCATGTGACCACCAACTCCCTGGCCGATACCAAGGCCGTTGTCCCCATCCGCCAGCTCCTCGCTAAAACACCCCCTGGCCTTACAGGAGGCTTAACGGGTCTAGTCCCTCTCGAACGCTCATTTACTGATCAAGTCGATAAAGATTTAAAAACGGCCGAAATCTGGAGTTTCCCGTTAACCCTCATTGCCCTGGTCTGGATTTTTCGCAGTGTCATTGCGCCCATTGGCCCCCTCGCCATAGGATTTGGAGGAATTACGGTAGGCTTAGCCGGAATCGACCTCCTGGCCCGCGTAATCGCCATTGCACCCGAAGTCGAAGATGCTGCCGCCATGATTGGCCTGGGGGTCGGAATCGATTATGCGCTATTAATGGTCCACCGTTACCGCTTGGCAAGACAACAGTACAAAGCCCCTGATGCCGCCAATCTTGCCGCCAACACCGCCGGACGGGCCGTTTTGTTCTCGGGCAGTATTGTCGCCGCGGCTTTTGCCGTGGTGCTCTTAGTTCATCAACCCTTAATGCGTTCAATGGCCCTCGGTTCCTTAGCTGCGGTGTTAGCCACTGTTATCGCGGCGCTCACGCTATTACCCGCCATTTTAGTGGTTTTAGATCCGTGGTTAGACTGGCCTTACCGAAAAGCGTTAGAAAAGCCAAGCCACTGGTGGCAATCGTGGGCAACCCGCGTGATGAAACGACCCCTATGGAGTCTTTTGGCATCGGGGACCCTTTTGTTACTCCTGGCATGGCCGGTCACTACTATGCATTTTTGGAATCCTGGTGTCGACACCTTACCCGCATCTTCACAAACCCGGCAAACCTATGATTTATGGCTTAAGCACACGTTTCCCGGGGTCGGCAGTCCTTTATGGGTGGTTCTGAAAAAATCCTCGAGCGTTTATACGCCCTCGACCTATAAGCAAATTCAGACCATCAGAGCACAACTTCTTCGTCAACCGGACGTTCATCAAGTGCTGCCGCCGCTGCCTAACTTGCCAGCAGCGGCCTTTAAGGCGCTCCCTCCCGCTATTTTCCATGACGCCTTATCACCGTCTAGACACATCTTTTTACTCACCGTATTTCCCAATTCCCGTGGGGAATCGCAAGCCACACAAGCCTTAGTGCGCCACTTGAGGTCTTTGTCTTATCCGTTTTCAGGCACGGTGCTCATTGGCGGCGGGGTCGCCTATACAGTGGATGTCATCGCGCTGATCTTGCACTGGCTTCCCATTGTCGCCGTGCTCATTGCGATCACCACCATGATCTTGCTCTTTCGACTATTCCACTCCCTAGCCTTGGCCATTAAAGCGGTCCTCATGAACTTGTTATCGGTTTCCGCAGCCTCTGGTCTTCTCGTCTTGGTTTTCCAAGAGGGATTAACCCGCCCGATTACAGGAATCGGGGGGGCGGGAGCCATTGATTGGACCACGCCGCTTATCTTGTTTTCCGTTCTATTTGGGCTCTCGACCGATTACGAAGTATTCTTATTAACTCGCATTATGGATTATCATCATGACCACTATCCCGACTCCGAAGCGATTGCCCAAGGTCTCGCGGATACCGGCCGCATTATTACCGGAGCTGCGCTCATTATGGTGACCGTGTTCATTGCCTTTGGTGTGATTGGATTAGAATTCATGCAGGAACTCGGCCTTGGATTAGGTATCGCCATTTTGCTTGATGCCACCATCGTGCGCTTAGTCCTCGTTCCGTCAATTATGCGCCTATTAGGATCCTGGAATTGGTGGCCAGGGACCTAA
- a CDS encoding NUDIX domain-containing protein — protein MPMSPYYQQLREKIGTDLIFNPAVAAVIHNALGHVLCVKSQNGEWGLPAGAIEMGETPRQAVIREVAEETGLLVEPRQVLAVLGGEKFRWTYPDGNAVEYFIIVFRGQVMTGTLQPIDGEVTAFEYRTPESLSTLSLPYPLEIFAIDYDRGPYFD, from the coding sequence ATGCCGATGTCACCCTATTACCAACAGCTCCGTGAAAAAATCGGAACAGACCTCATATTTAATCCGGCTGTGGCTGCTGTGATTCACAACGCATTAGGTCATGTGTTATGTGTTAAATCCCAAAATGGGGAATGGGGACTTCCGGCCGGTGCGATCGAAATGGGTGAAACGCCTCGGCAAGCCGTGATTCGGGAAGTCGCGGAAGAAACCGGACTTCTGGTAGAACCCCGTCAAGTGTTGGCGGTTCTAGGCGGAGAAAAATTTCGCTGGACATATCCTGATGGCAATGCTGTGGAGTATTTCATCATCGTTTTTCGCGGCCAAGTCATGACGGGTACGTTACAGCCCATCGACGGCGAAGTCACAGCCTTCGAATATCGTACACCGGAAAGCCTTAGCACGCTTTCTTTGCCTTATCCTTTAGAGATCTTTGCTATCGACTATGACAGGGGACCCTATTTTGATTGA